One Kitasatospora sp. MAP12-44 DNA segment encodes these proteins:
- a CDS encoding DUF4913 domain-containing protein, with protein sequence MTSHDPDHSPAEETAPPAADPAVAAPLFTAEPVAGLSEDQVEALSARLNALASAYELQAEQLASMTSAEAPPQETAAEEAEPGSEPMYIVAFDDPEYYAELELMTPWVDQILSAIFGAEVTAGRPWCLRWPEHPDAVARIHACWLAWQAAIDPQSGPAGPSSWLRDHLEPLLGKLRSPDGPFAACSSLGHISHRVLDHPGFTDPDALLPAAA encoded by the coding sequence TTGACCAGCCACGATCCCGACCACTCCCCCGCCGAGGAGACAGCGCCGCCTGCCGCGGACCCGGCAGTCGCCGCGCCGCTGTTCACCGCCGAGCCGGTGGCGGGCCTGAGCGAGGACCAGGTCGAGGCACTGTCGGCCCGCCTCAACGCCCTGGCCAGTGCCTACGAACTACAGGCCGAGCAGCTGGCCAGCATGACCAGTGCCGAAGCGCCGCCGCAGGAGACTGCAGCCGAGGAGGCCGAGCCGGGCAGCGAGCCGATGTACATCGTCGCGTTCGACGACCCCGAGTACTACGCCGAGTTGGAGCTGATGACGCCGTGGGTCGACCAGATCCTGTCGGCCATCTTCGGTGCGGAGGTGACCGCCGGCCGGCCCTGGTGCCTGCGCTGGCCCGAGCATCCGGACGCGGTCGCGCGCATCCACGCCTGCTGGCTGGCCTGGCAGGCCGCGATCGACCCGCAATCGGGCCCAGCCGGCCCCTCCTCCTGGCTGCGCGACCACCTCGAGCCGCTGCTCGGCAAACTTCGCAGCCCTGACGGCCCGTTCGCCGCCTGCTCGAGCCTTGGCCACATCAGCCACCGCGTGCTGGACCACCCCGGCTTCACCGACCCCGACGCGCTTCTCCCGGCCGCCGCCTGA
- a CDS encoding winged helix-turn-helix transcriptional regulator produces the protein MPAAPAVSPRPVRDQAHQAGPIQRSVELVSPRWSVWVLQSLAGADAMRHADLQAALPMVNDTTLHRRLQQMDEAGLVHRSRQGRTNSYALTGAGKALEPVLDTLWDWGRLHQGTHQPKARAQVIEEALAPLSYSFATDILLELEHGEAYWSDILQVLPAGSAGHRVAALEQQGLVARDGEPRNQRYHLTSAGRALEPFFDAAEDWAHAHLPGAPRPPAASPAMAAALAASRPAASPAPTEQRAEASRAQAARLRSATSRLVFSHQPEPQPAPLIISAAPARQR, from the coding sequence GTGCCCGCAGCCCCCGCCGTCTCCCCCCGCCCGGTCCGCGACCAGGCGCACCAGGCCGGCCCGATCCAGCGCAGCGTCGAACTGGTCTCCCCCCGCTGGAGCGTGTGGGTCCTGCAGTCTCTGGCCGGCGCCGACGCGATGCGCCACGCCGATCTCCAGGCCGCGCTGCCGATGGTCAACGACACCACCCTTCACCGGCGCCTGCAGCAGATGGACGAGGCCGGCCTCGTCCACCGCAGCCGCCAGGGGCGCACCAACAGCTACGCGCTCACCGGCGCGGGAAAGGCTCTGGAGCCGGTCCTGGACACCCTCTGGGACTGGGGGCGCCTCCACCAGGGCACCCACCAGCCCAAGGCCAGGGCCCAGGTCATCGAGGAAGCCCTCGCGCCGCTCAGCTACAGCTTCGCCACCGACATCCTGCTCGAACTGGAGCACGGGGAGGCGTACTGGTCGGACATCCTGCAGGTGCTGCCCGCCGGCTCCGCCGGCCACCGGGTCGCTGCCTTGGAGCAGCAGGGCCTGGTGGCCCGCGACGGCGAGCCGCGCAACCAGCGCTACCACCTCACCTCCGCCGGACGCGCGCTCGAGCCGTTCTTCGACGCCGCCGAGGACTGGGCCCACGCCCACCTGCCCGGCGCACCACGCCCGCCCGCCGCCAGCCCGGCCATGGCCGCCGCCCTCGCCGCGAGCCGACCTGCGGCATCGCCGGCACCCACCGAGCAGCGGGCCGAGGCAAGCCGGGCCCAGGCGGCCCGGCTCCGCTCCGCGACCAGCCGCCTGGTCTTCTCCCACCAGCCCGAGCCCCAGCCCGCCCCGCTCATCATCAGCGCGGCCCCCGCCCGCCAGCGCTGA
- a CDS encoding DUF317 domain-containing protein has product MGPVHLAGETEHGEQRVITPLTDDYGWNRQMIGGADSILDSPCRRVRLAHVPSGSFYAAAWIINAAPGPMHQPVWQGAFDFGTPPELVAALTDRLAADLADGGLLALHGNRHPHQAIGQLERAGWNRSRDPNGTGRVLTLDELWDSDLLYSSPDELLSVRRRSHIGSWEDELTRGPEAWEITAGPAAGQDSAGRLWRATFTSATPTHLVRELTAALTNPMPVFRDQADLDHRPEVEPFLVTTANFTRTASDRAKAARATRLSGPVTPAVGAAHQHPPTGHQPKQTR; this is encoded by the coding sequence GTGGGGCCCGTCCATCTGGCCGGCGAGACCGAGCACGGCGAGCAGCGCGTCATCACGCCGCTGACCGACGACTACGGCTGGAACCGCCAGATGATCGGCGGCGCGGACAGCATCCTCGACAGCCCCTGCCGGCGGGTGCGCCTGGCCCACGTGCCCTCCGGCTCGTTCTACGCGGCGGCGTGGATCATCAACGCCGCGCCAGGTCCGATGCACCAGCCGGTCTGGCAGGGAGCCTTCGACTTCGGCACCCCGCCCGAATTGGTGGCCGCCCTGACCGACCGCCTCGCCGCCGACCTCGCCGACGGCGGCCTGCTGGCACTCCACGGCAACCGCCACCCCCACCAGGCGATCGGCCAGCTGGAGCGCGCCGGCTGGAACCGCTCACGCGACCCCAACGGCACCGGCCGCGTCCTCACTCTGGACGAACTGTGGGACAGCGACCTGCTGTACAGCTCACCCGACGAGCTGCTCTCCGTGCGTCGCCGCTCCCATATCGGCTCGTGGGAAGACGAATTGACCAGAGGGCCGGAGGCGTGGGAGATCACCGCCGGCCCCGCGGCGGGACAGGATTCGGCGGGCCGGCTGTGGCGGGCCACGTTCACCTCCGCCACCCCCACCCACCTCGTTCGCGAACTCACCGCCGCACTGACCAACCCCATGCCCGTCTTCCGCGACCAGGCCGACCTCGACCACCGGCCGGAAGTCGAACCGTTCCTGGTCACGACCGCCAACTTCACCCGCACCGCAAGCGATCGAGCCAAAGCCGCGCGCGCTACCCGCCTCTCCGGCCCGGTCACCCCGGCCGTCGGCGCCGCGCACCAGCACCCGCCAACTGGCCACCAGCCCAAGCAAACCCGCTGA
- a CDS encoding MFS transporter: MAPLLLGTLVGRLPTAMAPIALLLAVRAAGGGIALGGTMAALYGLAAALGQPLLGRMVDRTVLAPVAATGAAVSGAAFIALAVTDPARHPVWAGALAAVAGLFTPPLEAGLRARWAHLVPDPVRQRAAYTLDSTSQEIVFVAGPLAATALAQLLSSRAVLVACAIVGLYGALTVAFCPPSYRWRPERHPAHWLGPLRSRGLLLVLAAMAFLGTTFGSFTMLALDLATRQHNGWLTGLLPGAFSAGSLAGGVLYARRTWPGSTAHHLVLASAGFAAGFLPLLAPLPPAAAVALAVLPGLFLAPMLTTVFVLLDRLAPLGTATEAAAWMIAVIGVGQAAGTSLAGHLCADGPLAAAAVPALAAASTACLLAAGRRLLTTSS; encoded by the coding sequence GTGGCCCCGCTGCTGCTGGGCACGCTGGTGGGCCGGCTGCCCACCGCGATGGCGCCGATCGCGCTGCTGCTCGCGGTGCGCGCCGCCGGCGGCGGCATCGCGCTGGGCGGCACCATGGCCGCCCTGTACGGGCTGGCGGCAGCACTCGGCCAGCCGCTGCTGGGCCGCATGGTCGACCGCACCGTCCTGGCCCCGGTCGCCGCCACCGGGGCGGCGGTCAGCGGCGCGGCATTCATCGCGCTCGCTGTCACCGACCCGGCCCGCCACCCGGTGTGGGCGGGCGCCCTCGCGGCGGTCGCCGGTCTGTTCACCCCGCCGCTCGAGGCCGGGCTGCGTGCCAGGTGGGCCCACCTCGTCCCGGACCCCGTCCGGCAGCGGGCCGCGTACACGCTGGACTCCACCAGCCAGGAGATCGTGTTCGTGGCCGGCCCCCTCGCCGCGACCGCCCTCGCCCAGCTGCTCTCGTCGAGGGCCGTGCTCGTGGCGTGCGCGATAGTCGGCCTGTACGGCGCGCTGACGGTCGCCTTCTGCCCGCCGTCCTACCGGTGGCGGCCCGAGCGCCACCCGGCGCACTGGCTCGGGCCACTGCGCTCGCGCGGCCTGCTGCTGGTCCTGGCCGCGATGGCGTTCCTCGGCACCACCTTCGGCTCCTTCACGATGCTGGCCCTGGACCTGGCCACACGTCAGCACAACGGCTGGCTGACCGGCCTGCTGCCCGGCGCGTTCTCGGCCGGCAGCCTCGCCGGCGGCGTCCTCTACGCCCGCCGGACCTGGCCCGGCTCTACCGCCCACCACCTGGTGCTCGCCTCGGCCGGCTTCGCCGCGGGCTTCCTGCCGCTGCTCGCCCCTCTTCCGCCGGCAGCCGCCGTCGCGCTGGCCGTGCTCCCAGGTCTGTTCCTGGCGCCGATGCTCACCACCGTGTTCGTCCTGCTGGACCGGCTGGCACCGCTCGGCACCGCGACCGAGGCCGCCGCGTGGATGATCGCCGTGATCGGCGTCGGCCAAGCCGCGGGAACCTCCCTGGCCGGACACCTCTGCGCCGACGGGCCGCTCGCCGCCGCCGCGGTGCCCGCTCTCGCCGCCGCCAGCACCGCCTGCCTCCTCGCGGCCGGACGCCGCCTGCTCACCACTTCTTCCTGA
- a CDS encoding HAD family hydrolase, whose product MTHSTSTTIAPIRIVWDWNGTLRDDLDDHVAALNATLPALGAAPVSRETYQAEHRVPIPRFYEALLGRPITEDEWKASDAAFLDVLARRPVRLRSGARQLMLRLRARGLGQSLLSLAPHEVLVKEVAQVGIGGLLERVEGRTSSSGGTKGMALAAHLEALGPHVDPSRVLVIGDSLDDAAAARAVGAFPVLYSGGLHSAERLTVAGVPLVDTLEDAVATGIAALAHQQLTAA is encoded by the coding sequence TTGACCCATTCGACCAGCACCACCATCGCCCCGATCCGCATCGTCTGGGACTGGAACGGCACCCTGCGGGACGACCTCGACGACCACGTCGCCGCGCTCAACGCCACACTCCCCGCCCTCGGCGCCGCCCCCGTGTCCCGCGAGACCTACCAGGCCGAGCACCGGGTGCCCATCCCGCGCTTCTACGAGGCGCTGCTCGGCCGGCCGATCACCGAGGACGAGTGGAAGGCCAGCGACGCCGCGTTCCTCGACGTCCTCGCTCGGCGGCCAGTCCGCCTGCGCAGCGGTGCGCGGCAGCTGATGCTGCGCCTTCGGGCCCGCGGGCTGGGGCAGAGCCTGCTGTCGCTGGCCCCGCACGAGGTACTCGTCAAGGAGGTCGCGCAGGTCGGGATCGGCGGGCTGCTGGAGCGCGTCGAAGGGCGCACCAGTTCCTCCGGCGGCACCAAGGGCATGGCGCTGGCGGCCCATCTGGAGGCGCTCGGGCCGCACGTCGACCCGTCCCGGGTGCTGGTGATCGGCGACTCCCTCGACGATGCCGCCGCCGCGCGCGCCGTCGGCGCATTCCCGGTGCTGTACTCCGGCGGCCTGCACTCGGCCGAGCGGCTCACTGTCGCCGGCGTGCCGCTCGTGGACACGCTCGAGGACGCCGTCGCCACCGGCATCGCCGCCCTCGCCCACCAGCAGCTCACCGCCGCCTGA
- a CDS encoding DUF4259 domain-containing protein, translating into MGPFDSDHAGEFATEVDTAPAQDRAAVIRGRLARVTSGPPLVDSYEGDEAVAAAALVAAQCPGGTPVTSGHRPRKPIPTLPPELRPLAAKALDRVLADAQGRVDSWTDAVDLGERWLSSVVRLRMVLDPETRPVVAYTPRPVKLKATDVGTRMVHQTLGVDHIRSLPGTDDGGPLGELLEQLARTAVRMDHVQDNLVSLARMIQRDMQEVIDGRDVDQPQTRGVVGSAALSLDLLVARRAELHERLTGLTETYRSLSTWTAAAQPAAPAPAEKASANKAPDNPVTLTSTQEKALAAIATGNVLLHEGGRLGAWIVHAPRGVRITNATLNALFSKELANRDTSTSLYVGQKIYLTPDGHERHAALSASTRASAARTRSTQAPSSPGTQEELAVVSATPVLSQAVERSAR; encoded by the coding sequence ATCGGCCCCTTCGACAGCGACCACGCCGGCGAGTTCGCCACCGAGGTCGACACCGCCCCCGCGCAAGACCGCGCCGCGGTGATCCGCGGCCGACTCGCCCGCGTAACCTCCGGGCCGCCGCTGGTCGACTCGTACGAGGGCGACGAGGCCGTCGCCGCGGCTGCCCTGGTCGCCGCGCAGTGCCCGGGCGGCACCCCGGTCACCTCGGGACACCGCCCGAGGAAGCCGATCCCGACTCTGCCGCCCGAGCTGCGCCCGCTCGCCGCCAAGGCCCTCGACCGTGTCCTCGCCGACGCACAGGGCCGCGTCGACTCTTGGACCGATGCCGTGGACCTGGGCGAGCGCTGGCTGAGCTCGGTCGTACGGCTGCGCATGGTCCTCGACCCGGAGACCAGGCCGGTGGTGGCGTACACGCCGCGGCCGGTCAAGCTCAAGGCCACCGACGTCGGCACCCGGATGGTCCACCAGACGCTGGGAGTCGACCACATCCGCTCCCTTCCGGGTACCGACGACGGCGGCCCACTCGGCGAGCTCCTCGAGCAACTCGCCCGCACCGCCGTCCGTATGGACCACGTTCAGGACAACCTCGTCAGCCTCGCCAGGATGATCCAGCGGGACATGCAGGAGGTCATCGACGGCCGGGACGTCGACCAGCCGCAGACCCGCGGCGTCGTCGGCTCCGCCGCGCTCTCCCTCGACCTGCTGGTGGCCCGCCGCGCCGAACTCCACGAACGCCTCACCGGGCTCACCGAGACCTACCGCTCCCTCTCCACCTGGACTGCCGCAGCCCAGCCAGCGGCGCCGGCCCCAGCCGAGAAGGCGAGCGCGAACAAGGCACCGGACAATCCGGTCACGCTCACCTCGACCCAGGAGAAGGCGCTGGCGGCCATCGCCACGGGCAACGTACTGCTGCACGAGGGCGGTCGCCTCGGCGCCTGGATCGTCCACGCCCCGCGCGGCGTGCGGATCACCAACGCCACCCTGAACGCCCTGTTCAGCAAGGAGCTGGCGAACCGCGACACGTCGACCAGCCTGTACGTCGGACAGAAGATCTACCTCACGCCGGACGGCCATGAGCGACATGCGGCGCTGTCCGCATCGACCCGCGCCAGTGCCGCCCGCACCCGCTCAACCCAGGCCCCGAGCAGCCCCGGGACGCAGGAGGAGCTGGCCGTCGTCTCCGCCACGCCCGTCCTGTCCCAGGCCGTCGAGCGGAGTGCCCGTTGA
- a CDS encoding glycosyl hydrolase has protein sequence MSRRPPSSRPAPASHRRSAADPTYHSGPGLRIDLDELDLRLDDLTAASPADADTESKLALSATELHVLAEQHTAHPHSADLTDSYLVAFDSAAIYGMFPGARQIAAIHIARDLAVGTYRADVAYLPFESLAQHWLIQRGAAPDRFRANEDMAQTPADATTRAIEQRLRDFGHRYRIVDDYTYESAPFTTWILAQDAHPDDPALPFRIFVQESVEGTDSYTLREGVFPSQDAARDWLDDPSAPLPVAPATPSARSIAARTRTGPVLQGTPPPAPLTPPAATRDPRPPRR, from the coding sequence GTGAGCAGGCGCCCGCCGTCATCTCGTCCGGCCCCGGCCAGCCACCGGCGCAGCGCCGCTGACCCGACGTACCACTCCGGCCCAGGACTTCGCATAGACCTCGACGAACTCGACCTCCGCCTCGACGATCTCACCGCCGCTTCCCCGGCGGATGCCGACACCGAGAGCAAACTCGCCCTCAGTGCGACGGAACTGCACGTGCTGGCTGAGCAGCACACCGCACATCCGCACAGCGCCGATCTGACCGACAGCTACCTGGTTGCCTTCGACAGCGCCGCGATCTACGGCATGTTCCCCGGAGCTCGGCAGATCGCCGCCATTCACATCGCCCGGGACCTGGCCGTCGGCACCTACCGGGCCGATGTTGCCTACCTGCCGTTCGAGTCCCTGGCCCAGCACTGGCTCATCCAGCGCGGAGCCGCGCCGGACCGGTTCCGCGCCAACGAGGACATGGCCCAGACTCCGGCGGACGCCACGACCCGCGCGATCGAGCAGCGGCTGCGCGACTTCGGGCACCGCTACCGGATCGTCGACGACTACACGTACGAGAGCGCCCCGTTCACGACGTGGATCCTGGCCCAGGACGCCCACCCCGACGACCCGGCCTTGCCGTTCCGGATCTTCGTCCAGGAGAGCGTCGAGGGCACCGACAGCTACACGCTGCGCGAAGGCGTCTTCCCCAGCCAAGACGCCGCCCGCGACTGGCTGGACGACCCGAGCGCGCCCCTTCCCGTCGCGCCGGCGACGCCCTCCGCCCGCTCCATCGCTGCCCGCACGCGCACCGGCCCGGTCCTGCAGGGCACACCGCCCCCAGCACCGCTCACCCCACCCGCCGCGACCCGCGACCCCCGCCCACCGCGCCGCTGA
- a CDS encoding DUF317 domain-containing protein, translating to MPSTTATADAEQLLAVMPVHLAGPGSEDVPFHLGAYFEWFRPETADPDVVMISPCKRATLSRSPQSPAGLGRLTLTVRDDLLGTSWSATFDEQAPSEITASVLYAFAYGLDQWPGLVLHGAKGQQAAFDVLRQAGWPTQSRDGHFAAMSPDRLASLSRPLDAWEKETVLSGSAGHGTWSITFSAQAPAVLAERAAVAITRRAPVLRGRGELPAAHLPHLTTSVAAEPPGRGTVAPRYLAGPGAWEPPRLITDRRWPNEPSRDGEAMTSPCGRLRVEYGRFPESWLVEAWPSPRRGPMDFRGWRAAFSPSTPREIVEEFLDVVADSLAVDADLGTDATVVAGPGMSLGETLEPLTAAGWHMRLDSGTLTLLAPDGHASAHIDHGHIDPALGLNEILELERHFGMSIDMTGAPEHSWRAVLTGGTPLHLVRAATAAVANPAPVQRNTLDLPQQTRTAMAVTPLSPGPPARPAALAARVRTIPAQSTSPVATAPATALPPNRPSRGR from the coding sequence GTGCCCTCCACTACCGCCACCGCCGACGCCGAGCAGCTGCTGGCGGTGATGCCGGTCCACCTCGCCGGCCCCGGCAGCGAAGACGTCCCCTTTCATCTCGGCGCCTACTTCGAGTGGTTCCGCCCCGAGACCGCCGATCCCGACGTCGTCATGATCAGCCCCTGCAAACGGGCCACCCTGTCCCGCTCGCCCCAATCCCCTGCCGGGCTGGGGCGGTTGACCCTGACCGTGCGGGACGACCTGCTCGGCACGTCGTGGTCGGCCACTTTCGACGAGCAGGCCCCGTCCGAGATCACCGCGTCCGTGCTGTACGCGTTCGCCTACGGCCTGGACCAGTGGCCGGGCCTGGTCCTGCACGGCGCCAAAGGACAGCAGGCCGCCTTCGACGTGCTGCGTCAGGCCGGCTGGCCGACCCAGAGTCGAGACGGCCACTTCGCGGCCATGTCACCGGACCGGCTCGCGTCCTTGTCCCGGCCGCTTGATGCCTGGGAAAAGGAGACGGTGCTCAGCGGCAGCGCCGGCCACGGGACCTGGTCGATCACCTTCAGCGCCCAGGCCCCGGCCGTCCTCGCCGAGCGGGCCGCCGTCGCGATCACGCGGCGCGCGCCGGTCCTGCGGGGCCGAGGCGAACTGCCCGCCGCCCACCTGCCGCACCTGACCACCTCGGTCGCAGCCGAGCCGCCCGGCCGGGGCACGGTTGCTCCCCGCTACCTCGCCGGCCCCGGCGCCTGGGAACCGCCGCGTCTGATCACCGACCGGCGCTGGCCGAACGAGCCAAGCCGCGACGGCGAAGCGATGACCAGCCCGTGCGGGCGCCTGCGCGTCGAGTACGGCCGCTTCCCGGAGTCGTGGTTGGTAGAGGCATGGCCCTCTCCCCGCCGCGGCCCGATGGACTTCCGGGGGTGGCGGGCTGCTTTCTCCCCGTCAACTCCGAGGGAGATCGTCGAGGAGTTCCTCGACGTCGTAGCCGACTCCCTTGCGGTCGACGCGGACCTGGGGACGGACGCGACCGTGGTCGCCGGGCCGGGCATGTCGCTGGGCGAGACCCTCGAACCGCTCACCGCGGCGGGCTGGCACATGCGCCTGGACAGCGGGACGCTCACGCTCCTCGCCCCGGACGGCCACGCCAGCGCCCACATCGACCACGGCCACATCGACCCGGCCCTCGGCCTGAACGAGATCCTCGAACTGGAGCGGCACTTCGGGATGTCTATCGACATGACCGGCGCTCCCGAGCACAGCTGGCGGGCGGTCCTGACCGGTGGCACCCCGCTGCACCTGGTGCGCGCGGCGACCGCCGCCGTGGCCAACCCCGCCCCCGTGCAGCGCAACACCCTCGATCTGCCCCAGCAGACCCGTACAGCCATGGCGGTCACCCCTCTCTCTCCCGGGCCGCCGGCACGACCCGCCGCACTCGCCGCCCGGGTGCGCACCATCCCCGCCCAGAGCACCAGTCCTGTCGCCACGGCCCCCGCCACCGCGCTGCCGCCGAACCGCCCAAGCCGAGGCCGCTGA
- a CDS encoding DUF317 domain-containing protein produces the protein MQTVLLHGSAYLDHVRQNVVRLNPDADTRRSWTYHLRALETALDNAHRQQAAWPAPGPFLGDDDRSREDLAAETWSDMNEWARHGPVAADILRRAESPVEAPSLAQGTAATRTSSGPVLQGAPRPAPPSPPAAVSASERPGQLVLVSPLYLAGPGSSDVEFADRLFFEQGWTCPEDAAEEVVLRSPCRRVSLALEDGATPGGSRWAIIAHGSGTDVPLWRVAFDDLTPVEITDAFAQATARLIRDDPEEALHGAPAPEASFDVVSSVGWTVQDTPLRLLATSPDNKAAFVLVDRTDPTQPLVLAADSGVPGRSWIVSASQSTPAPLLDTLMKTAAVSGTALRRRADIPTTHLPHVTCTPWPAKRSTAEPEAPSSGDAYRADSAAGHAQARTSAALNAGQAPVPGQAAPAAESRPTQVRPAIAPIASSAGPVPPARRRR, from the coding sequence ATGCAGACCGTGCTGCTGCACGGCTCCGCCTACCTCGACCACGTCCGCCAGAACGTCGTCCGGCTCAACCCTGACGCGGACACCCGCCGCAGCTGGACCTACCACCTGCGCGCGCTGGAGACCGCCCTCGACAATGCCCACCGCCAGCAAGCCGCGTGGCCCGCGCCCGGTCCGTTCCTCGGCGACGACGACCGCAGCCGCGAGGACCTCGCCGCCGAGACATGGAGTGACATGAACGAGTGGGCCCGGCACGGCCCCGTGGCCGCCGATATCCTGCGCCGCGCCGAAAGTCCGGTCGAGGCACCGTCGTTGGCCCAGGGAACAGCAGCGACCCGCACGAGTTCCGGCCCGGTTCTGCAGGGCGCCCCGCGCCCGGCACCGCCCAGCCCGCCCGCCGCGGTGTCGGCATCCGAGCGGCCGGGTCAGCTCGTCCTCGTCTCCCCTCTGTACCTTGCCGGCCCTGGCAGCAGCGATGTCGAGTTCGCCGACCGCCTGTTCTTCGAACAGGGCTGGACCTGCCCCGAGGACGCGGCCGAGGAGGTCGTGCTGCGCAGTCCCTGCCGGCGGGTCAGCCTCGCGCTGGAAGACGGCGCCACGCCCGGCGGCAGCCGGTGGGCGATCATCGCGCACGGCTCTGGCACCGACGTCCCGCTGTGGCGCGTCGCGTTCGACGATCTCACTCCGGTCGAGATCACCGACGCGTTCGCACAGGCGACCGCACGTCTCATCCGTGACGATCCCGAGGAGGCGCTGCACGGCGCCCCCGCGCCCGAGGCGTCGTTCGATGTCGTGAGCTCGGTCGGCTGGACCGTGCAGGACACGCCCCTTCGCCTGCTTGCGACTTCGCCCGACAACAAGGCCGCGTTCGTTCTCGTCGACCGCACCGATCCGACCCAGCCGCTGGTCCTGGCCGCCGATTCGGGCGTTCCTGGCCGGTCCTGGATCGTATCGGCGTCCCAGAGCACGCCGGCGCCACTGCTCGACACGCTCATGAAGACCGCCGCCGTCAGCGGGACAGCACTCCGTCGGCGTGCCGATATCCCCACGACGCACCTGCCGCACGTGACCTGTACCCCCTGGCCTGCGAAGCGGTCCACGGCAGAGCCGGAAGCTCCGTCCTCCGGCGACGCGTACCGGGCCGATTCGGCAGCAGGCCACGCCCAGGCTCGAACGAGTGCCGCCCTCAACGCCGGCCAGGCCCCGGTCCCTGGGCAGGCAGCGCCGGCCGCCGAGTCCCGTCCGACACAAGTCCGCCCGGCCATCGCGCCGATCGCGAGTAGTGCCGGGCCTGTTCCACCAGCCCGTAGGAGGCGCTGA
- a CDS encoding DUF317 domain-containing protein yields MLTSPCGRLDLTRLPADTSGRSHWLLASRSPHRDTPIWFAEFDDQVPSEIISAVVVNTAVLLNDDADTIAYGTKAVDMPTEMVQAVGWGTYCGGLDFVSVARDTAAALYHSDRDPDMPMMLSAGPPNLDRDFNDYPELDDEHRLPGHLWSATISRQAPEPVLLTFAAAASGRFPVLRRRDELPQAHHARTKTTALPKAGPGLSAVTPRHLAGPASQLERPGLVSRYSWPHFTNSERAVITSPCGRLRVGVDFSPARWRILAAESASAPTDWSAEFSAGTPQEIVEDVLDALAAAVHDDSARAGRTALDPGVTLTGQDVHDALDSTGWRAQASENGIIAIADDARSIVTIRNRFGYQGRDPYKELDRPLQHAGMTIRAMAGTGWHATFSEGTPAFLLRAAAQALTSADPVQRDRQSLPLDVIPHLRTIRAPRITRQNAATARSQHRPAASAQTTTPQPTAPAGAPRSGLGR; encoded by the coding sequence GTGCTGACGAGCCCCTGCGGACGCCTGGACCTGACGCGCCTGCCCGCCGACACCAGCGGCCGAAGCCACTGGCTGCTGGCCTCTCGCAGCCCGCACCGGGACACGCCGATCTGGTTCGCCGAATTCGACGACCAGGTCCCGAGCGAGATCATCAGCGCCGTCGTGGTGAACACCGCCGTCCTGCTGAACGACGACGCCGACACCATTGCCTATGGCACCAAGGCAGTCGACATGCCGACCGAGATGGTCCAGGCCGTGGGCTGGGGCACCTACTGCGGCGGTCTGGATTTCGTCAGCGTGGCCAGGGACACCGCAGCCGCCCTGTACCACTCCGACAGAGACCCCGACATGCCGATGATGCTCTCTGCAGGACCGCCCAACCTTGATCGCGACTTCAACGACTACCCGGAGCTGGACGACGAGCACAGGCTTCCCGGGCACCTCTGGTCCGCGACGATCAGCAGGCAAGCGCCGGAACCGGTCCTGCTGACGTTCGCTGCGGCAGCCAGCGGACGCTTCCCCGTGCTGCGACGCCGCGACGAGCTGCCCCAGGCCCACCACGCCCGCACCAAAACCACAGCTCTGCCCAAGGCCGGCCCCGGCCTGAGCGCCGTCACTCCGCGCCATCTGGCTGGCCCGGCAAGCCAACTCGAACGTCCCGGCTTGGTCTCACGCTATTCCTGGCCCCACTTCACCAACAGCGAGCGGGCTGTCATCACCAGCCCGTGCGGGCGTCTGCGTGTCGGCGTGGACTTCAGCCCGGCGAGATGGCGGATCCTGGCGGCCGAGTCTGCGAGCGCTCCGACCGACTGGAGCGCCGAGTTCTCCGCAGGAACCCCGCAGGAAATCGTCGAGGACGTGCTCGACGCCCTCGCCGCAGCCGTCCACGACGACTCCGCCCGCGCAGGCAGGACCGCCCTCGACCCCGGTGTGACGCTCACCGGCCAAGACGTGCACGACGCCCTCGACAGCACGGGCTGGCGCGCCCAGGCCAGCGAGAACGGCATCATCGCCATCGCCGATGACGCCCGCAGCATCGTCACCATCCGCAACCGCTTCGGCTACCAAGGGCGCGACCCCTACAAGGAACTCGACCGGCCGCTGCAGCATGCCGGAATGACCATCCGCGCCATGGCGGGCACCGGGTGGCACGCCACCTTCAGCGAAGGCACCCCTGCGTTCCTCCTACGCGCCGCCGCCCAGGCCCTGACCAGCGCCGATCCCGTACAGCGCGACCGCCAGTCCCTGCCGCTCGATGTCATCCCGCATCTGAGAACCATCCGCGCTCCGCGTATAACCCGTCAGAACGCGGCCACCGCCCGCAGCCAACACCGGCCCGCTGCATCAGCCCAGACGACTACGCCCCAGCCGACCGCGCCTGCTGGCGCCCCCCGAAGCGGGCTCGGACGCTGA